The DNA window gaatgctacttttaaGATgatgctagttttcgaaaagtaccaaccctgcctttaaattgtaaacaacaacacaatactTTATTGTAACCCCATGGGGAAATTTCTCAAAGCTTTCCACTAATGatacatgaagaaaacatataaCAGCAGGtagaaaacacatcacaaagaaGGGGCCAGTCAGCGTGGAAGCTTGTTAAGGACTTCAATGGGTGAGTTTCTGTGAAGTGCTCCCTCAGGCAAATAATACGCTGTTACAGAATCGAAGTGataattgaagttatttttagGTAATTTAAGTATCGTTTAAGTAATcgattaaaatgtaaaaagtaagtttttcacatattttcagTCACTTATTGTTTAGTTTCTTATACTGGcaacagaaatataaatgtgaATACTTAGAATAGAAATGggttttattaataaaaacctttttcacacatgaaaACCAAAATTAAGAAATTTTAATTGGGGTTAAAATTACAAATCTAATCCAAATTTCTGAATGTTTAACGAATAAGAAACTAACTTCGGTGACCGTCGGACGCAGATTACGTCAGCGACGGAGACGGTCCTCCAAGGATGACGCTCACCGGCAGAGGGCGCACTGCTCAAAAAGAAAGCTGTGAATCTGAGGCTCTTTATTCGAAAGCGTTAgtttgttaccatggttaccaGAGAGCGTCTTCACTGTCAGCTGGTGAACTcgtaatgtttacagtctatagGTGAACTCAACACGTTTAATCTCAAAATAAGAGAAACGTTGAAACTTTAACTTGTAACGTTTGAGGtattttctttaatgtattttcaGAATACGTGACGGTGTAAATATCCACATTAGGCAGAATATGGTAAAATAGGATAATCTTTATTCGTATCATGGACGGTGTATTTATTTCATGCTTTAAGATAGGCTAATTAAATTGCTGTAAGAAGGCTCTACTTTTTCAGTTATTATGAATGAAAGAATGACCTCTTCCaaccaaaaatgtaaataagataATAAAAACTCCTCCAATAATTCATAAATTATTTCAACACAttctcaaatgtatttacatttttatgttataTACAAACAAGTATCCCCACTTTATTTGCCAccgtaaataaataaacaaataaataacaatccCAGTTTATTTACAATCCTAATATCCACCCAGTGTTGCAACAAAACATAATTTCCTCTTCCATATACCTgccaaatgtttattttttattgtatttttttattgtttttattttatttttttgtttcagctcCTCATCCAAACCCGTACACAAGTCCAAGTCCAtcatgagtcttttttttttttgctaaaaagaaaaaataaacaaacagcctAAGTAAgaattttattatattattatatattttcaaTTTGCTGGTAAATATTTAACATCTCCTCTTGGGTTTAATTAATAAACAGAGTCCAAGTGTTGAGAGTAAGTCTGTCTGTCCTTTCTTACAGCTGAGGTGAAGAGCTGTCTGGAAAATCCGCAGTTAATCCCTCCATGACCTCTCTGGGCTGAGGAGGAGTCCAAACAATGTGCAGGAcgggagcagaggagcaggagcgACACTAAGGGCCTGGAACCCAAACCCAACCCGGGTGAGTTCCTCAGGGTTTTTTTAACCATGGAGGAGAAGAGGTCCACTCCCCCCGGGCTCCGCTTGGACCTGAACAACTTCCACTCTGCCGAGGCGGAGATGAGTCGTTGTGTTTTAACGAGCCCCCGCTCTTTGGAGTCCTGCGCACGGCTGGGCATCAAACCGGTTGCTCTTTTAATCAAATCGCTCAACGAGTTAATAGCCGAGCAGCAGGACGCGCCCTTCGAGGCGGTGAGAGTCATGCACGAGTCCTACGAAAAGGAGAGGACCAAGCTTTTACAAATGTGccgggaggagagggagaggattaTCCGGGAGGCTCGGAGCAGGTGGCCACGCGGCTCTAAGGTGTCAGGCCTGGCAGTGAAGGAGGAGGTAAAGGACAGACTCTCAGCAGAACCCGTCCCGTATGCAGATCTGTGTTTAAAAGGGAAAAGTGTGAAAAGCAGATCGCCCTGTAACTCCCACAGAGACCGGAGCACCGTGTGCAGCTTCAGCCTGGGAGACCTCAGACACTCCCCGAAGACGGAGAGGAAACTGGAGAAGCTCACCAAGGACATCAACAAGGAGATGTGTGTGACTCTGCCCGAGAGAGACCGCAAGATAGCCGCTCTCATGCTGGTGAagcacgaggaggaggaagccgGTCTGAagctctctctgcaggaggagcaggagcgCGAGGAGGCCCGGAGGCGGGAGGAGGCCGAGCGAGCCCAGgcggagaagaagaggaggaggaaactgaGGCAGAGTATGAGACGCTGGAACGAGGAGCTGGAGGTGCGCAGGAAACTGAGGGAGATccgggaggaggagaagatgggaCAACTGAAGCAGGAGGTGCTGCTGCAGGAAGACAAATGGAGGATTctgaaggaggaggtggaggcgcAGCGGAGGCAGAAGGCGGAGGCCGcgcagagagaggcagagtggCGCAAACGCTACCAGGAGAAGTcgctgaaagagagagaggaggtggagaagagggagcgagagagggagaggcaggtTGCGGTGGAGAAGGAGCACAAGGCCAGGAGGAGCAGAGTGCTgcaggagaagagggagaggacgaGGCTGCAGGAGGGGAATCGCATGGAGCTGCTTCGACATGTTCTCCTCAAGCAGCGGGTGGAGcagcaggtggaggaagaggaggagctgatgAGGAGCGCCCTCGAGAGGAAGCTGCAGCGCTCCTGCGAGAAACGTGCCCGGGTCGTGGACACCCGGCTGAGGGAGCTGAAGGAGCGGGCGGCCCGGGAGGAGGAGCAGATCCGGAGGGCGCGTCTTAGGGCCGAGCTGCGGAGCGTCCAGGAGCTCACGCACAAGCAGGTCCTGGTGCAGATGAGCCAGCGGCGCACGGAGAGAGCCGCCCTGCACGCCGCCGCCCGGAGCCGCGTCCGCGCCCTGCAGACGCAGCAGTGCAACACGCGCAGGCAGCTCTGCCACCAGCGGCTGAGGGAGAGCATCcggagggaggaggaggcggcgaGGAGGGTCAGAGAGAGCGGCCTCTTCCTGaaggagtggaggagggagaggctGCGGAGACAGAGGGAGCAGATACAGGAGGAGGCGCACAGGCTGGCCCGGGCCTCCTTCCAcatgagggagagagtgaggcaGCAGACGCACAGGCGGACATTTGACCGGATGGCTCTGGAGGCTCAGCTGGCCGCCTCCATGAGCCGCATGAAACTATGAAAGACTTGATTTACTcagcacctcctctctcaggctttaggacgtcacctcctctctcaggctttaagacatcacctcctctctcaggctttaagacgtcacctcctctctcaggctttaggacgtcacctcctctctcaggctttaggacgtcacctcctctctcaggctttaggacgtcacctcctctctcaggctttaggacgtcacctcctctctcaggctttaagacgtcacctcctctctcaggctttaggacgtcacctcctctctcaggctttaggacgtcacctcctctctcaggctttaagacagcacctcctctctcaggctttaggacgtcacctcctctctcaggctttaggacgtcacctcctctctcaggctttaggacgtcacctcctctctcaggctttaggacgtcacctcctctctcaggctttaagacgtcacctcctctctcaggctttaggacgtcacctcctctctcaggctttaggacagcacctcctctctcaggctttaagacgtcacctcctctctcaggctttaagacagcacctcctctctcaggctttaagacgtcacctcctctctcaggctttaagacagcacctcctctctcaggctttaagacgtcacctcctctctcaggctttaagacagcacctcctctctcaggctttaagacgtcacctcctctctcagg is part of the Labrus bergylta chromosome 10, fLabBer1.1, whole genome shotgun sequence genome and encodes:
- the LOC114921223 gene encoding coiled-coil domain-containing protein 177, translating into MEEKRSTPPGLRLDLNNFHSAEAEMSRCVLTSPRSLESCARLGIKPVALLIKSLNELIAEQQDAPFEAVRVMHESYEKERTKLLQMCREERERIIREARSRWPRGSKVSGLAVKEEVKDRLSAEPVPYADLCLKGKSVKSRSPCNSHRDRSTVCSFSLGDLRHSPKTERKLEKLTKDINKEMCVTLPERDRKIAALMLVKHEEEEAGLKLSLQEEQEREEARRREEAERAQAEKKRRRKLRQSMRRWNEELEVRRKLREIREEEKMGQLKQEVLLQEDKWRILKEEVEAQRRQKAEAAQREAEWRKRYQEKSLKEREEVEKRERERERQVAVEKEHKARRSRVLQEKRERTRLQEGNRMELLRHVLLKQRVEQQVEEEEELMRSALERKLQRSCEKRARVVDTRLRELKERAAREEEQIRRARLRAELRSVQELTHKQVLVQMSQRRTERAALHAAARSRVRALQTQQCNTRRQLCHQRLRESIRREEEAARRVRESGLFLKEWRRERLRRQREQIQEEAHRLARASFHMRERVRQQTHRRTFDRMALEAQLAASMSRMKL